One part of the Arabidopsis thaliana chromosome 1 sequence genome encodes these proteins:
- a CDS encoding F-box family protein (F-box family protein; CONTAINS InterPro DOMAIN/s: F-box domain, cyclin-like (InterPro:IPR001810), F-box domain, Skp2-like (InterPro:IPR022364), F-box associated domain, type 3 (InterPro:IPR013187), F-box associated interaction domain (InterPro:IPR017451); BEST Arabidopsis thaliana protein match is: F-box and associated interaction domains-containing protein (TAIR:AT1G33020.1); Has 1151 Blast hits to 1099 proteins in 22 species: Archae - 0; Bacteria - 0; Metazoa - 0; Fungi - 0; Plants - 1151; Viruses - 0; Other Eukaryotes - 0 (source: NCBI BLink).), giving the protein MKNSIPIDLIIEIVSRSTAKSVARCHCVSKQWRAIFRRKYFIELFLTRSKARPRILFVVQDGEWSEWSFLSLPQPQNSSLVVESADIHMKKFSAGISGSIYFTYASGLIYFKCMRIPKEDEDEKPVLCDPLTGKYVILPEPRVFGMYSYLGFDPVDKEFKVLFMASGYTASKDVDHYILTLRTGELKWRTIQCPFTHEPLWTRICINGVLYYSAMNSDGNYVIVCFDVRYEKFKLVDTKCRSEFNGLINYKGKLCGVKLKYAYRVGFPVKLRMRVLEDVEKDEWSTYVKVKVKQNLSVAGMTATGDIVLFMKFASNPFYVFYFNPERNSLEVQSVEIQGLGANPDRIACNAFVDYVEDLSVNDAMLQLNSIPLQQD; this is encoded by the coding sequence ATGAAGAATTCGATCCCTATTGATCTCATCATCGAGATAGTCTCGAGATCGACAGCAAAATCAGTAGCAAGGTGTCATTGTGTGTCGAAGCAATGGAGAGCCATCTTTCGCCGTAAATATTTCATCGAATTGTTTCTAACAAGGTCCAAGGCTCGTCCTCGTATCTTATTTGTTGTACAAGACGGTGAGTGGAGCGAGTGGAGCTTTCTCTCGCTGCCTCAGCCTCAGAATTCGTCTCTTGTTGTAGAATCCGCCGATATTCATATGAAGAAGTTCTCTGCAGGCATAAGTGGATCCATTTATTTTACCTATGCCTctggtttgatttattttaaatgtatgCGTATCCCAaaggaggatgaagatgaaaagCCTGTGTTGTGTGATCCTCTCACAGGAAAGTATGTTATCTTACCTGAACCTAGAGTATTTGGTATGTATAGCTATTTAGGGTTTGATCCAGTTGATAAGGAATTCAAGGTATTGTTCATGGCTTCTGGTTATACAGCTTCCAAGGATGTAGATCATTATATTCTGACATTGAGAACTGGGGAATTGAAATGGAGGACAATCCAATGTCCTTTTACCCATGAGCCTTTGTGGACAAGGATTTGTATCAATGGAGTTTTGTATTACTCAGCTATGAATTCTGATGGAAATTATGTGAtagtttgttttgatgttagATATGAGAAATTTAAGCTCGTTGACACAAAATGTCGTTCTGAATTTAATGGATTGATAAACTATAAGGGGAAATTATGTGGGGTTAAGTTGAAGTATGCTTATCGTGTTGGATTTCCCGTTAAGTTACGTATGCGAGTTCTAGAGGATGTTGAGAAAGATGAATGGTCGACATATGTTAAGGTTAAGGTTAAGCAGAATCTTTCCGTTGCTGGGATGACTGCTACCGGTGACATTGTTTTGTTCATGAAATTTGCGTCTAATccgttttatgttttctacttCAATCCGGAAAGGAACTCTCTCGAAGTCCAAAGTGTTGAAATCCAAGGTCTTGGAGCTAATCCTGATCGCATAGCTTGCAACGCCTTTGTAGATTATGTAGAGGATCTTAGTGTTAACGATGCAATGCTGCAACTCAACTCAATCCCTTTACAACAAGACTGA
- a CDS encoding F-box/associated interaction domain protein (phospholipase Cs; FUNCTIONS IN: phospholipase C activity; INVOLVED IN: intracellular signaling pathway, lipid metabolic process; LOCATED IN: cellular_component unknown; CONTAINS InterPro DOMAIN/s: F-box associated domain, type 3 (InterPro:IPR013187), Phospholipase C, phosphatidylinositol-specific, X domain (InterPro:IPR000909), F-box associated interaction domain (InterPro:IPR017451); BEST Arabidopsis thaliana protein match is: F-box and associated interaction domains-containing protein (TAIR:AT1G33020.1); Has 1130 Blast hits to 681 proteins in 3 species: Archae - 0; Bacteria - 0; Metazoa - 0; Fungi - 0; Plants - 1130; Viruses - 0; Other Eukaryotes - 0 (source: NCBI BLink).), with protein MNSFPNDDLVYEILLRLPAKSVARCSCVSKLRRSILSRQDFTELFLTKSSARPRLLFGVKRANGEGLFFSSTQPRNSYEKSSLVVAADFHTKFSEVISREICSYASGLIYLSDMRISVNDEDVVRAICNPITGNYLGFDPIDKQFKVLFMAYPSGPDDHKILTLGTRRMRWRKIHCPLTHDPFCEGICINGVLYYLAIQIDEPLVNQRSFVIVCFDVRFEKFTFIDVDCFYHLINYKGKLGGIDWKHGNANGSRTFELSMWVLEDVEKHEWSKYDCTFLEYEVMFYNISLAVGMTATCEIVLSEKFASKSFYVFYFNPERETLQRVEIQGLENHCRVYTITDHVEDLNVNYKRKHKMALVRRFLAAKKIIGGSVAKLRKETSAILYLNRYWSYPASTTLINYKGKVGVINLTHAYERVFPLQLRMTVLEDFEKQEWSTYVYTLMAENIVVKYVSVVGMTATGDIVLVKTNACKPFYVFYFNPGRNTLLSVEIQGVGEDHKCLNFHTVCAFVDHVEDLQFSFKN; from the exons ATGAATTCGTTTCCGAATGATGATCTCGTTTACGAGATACTCTTGAGACTGCCAGCAAAATCAGTTGCAAGGTGTAGTTGCGTGTCGAAGCTACGGAGGTCCATCCTCAGCCGTCAAGATTTCACCGAGTTGTTTCTGACTAAGTCCTCAGCTCGTCCACGTCTCTTATTTGGGGTCAAACGAGCCAACGGTGAGGGCCTCTTCTTCTCGTCGACTCAGCCTCGGAATTCATATGAAAAGTCGTCTCTTGTAGTAGCTGCCGATTTTCATACTAAGTTCTCTGAAGTTATAAGCCGAGAAATTTGTAGCTATGCTTCTGGCTTGATCTATCTCTCTGATATGAGGATCTCAGTGAATGATGAAGATGTAGTGCGTGCGATATGTAACCCTATCACGGGAAA CTATTTAGGGTTTGATCCGATTGACAAGCAATTCAAGGTATTGTTCATGGCTTATCCATCTGGTCCTGATGATCATAAAATTCTGACCTTGGGAACTAGAAGAATGAGGTGGAGAAAGATCCATTGCCCCTTAACTCATGATCCTTTTTGTGAAGGGATATGCATCAATGGGGTTTTATATTACTTAGCTATCCAAATTGATGAACCCTTGGTTAACCAAAGGTCTTTTGTGATAGTTTGCTTTGATGTTAGATTTGAAAAATTCACGTTCATTGACGTAGATTGCTTTTAtcatttgataaattataaGGGAAAATTAGGTGGGATTGATTGGAAACATGGTAACGCTAATGGAAGTCGTACCTTTGAGTTGAGTATGtgggttcttgaggatgtcGAGAAACATGAATGGTCGAAATACGACTGCACTTTTCTTGAGTATGAAGTCATGTTCTACAATATTTCTCTTGCCGTTGGGATGACTGCTACATGTGAAATTGTTTTGTCGGAGAAGTTTGCATCTAAATCGTTTTATGTCTTCTACTTCAATCCCGAAAGAGAAACTCTCCAAAGAGTTGAAATCCAAGGATTGGAGAATCATTGTAGAGTTTACACTATTACAGACCATGTCGAGGATCTTAAT GTTaactataaaagaaaacacaaaatggCTTTGGTAAGACGTTTCTTGGCTGCAAAGAAGATTATTGGTGGCTCTGTAGCGAAACTGAGGAAAGAAACTTCAGCAATATTAT ATCTGAACCGATACTGGTCATATCCAGCCTCTACTACATTGATAAACTATAAGGGTAAAGTAGGTGTGATTAATTTGACGCATGCCTATGAACGTGTATTTCCCCTTCAGTTACGTATGACGGTTCTAGAGGATTTTGAGAAACAGGAATGGTCGACATATGTCTACACTTTGATGGCTGAGAATATAGTCGTTAAGTATGTTTCCGTGGTTGGGATGACTGCTACAGGTGATATTGTTTTGGTGAAAACAAATGCATGCAAACCGTTTTATGTGTTCTACTTTAATCCCGGAAGGAACACTCTCCTAAGTGTTGAAATCCAAGGTGTTGGAGAAGACCACAAATGCCTCAACTTTCATACAGTTTGCGCCTTTGTAGACCATGTAGAGGATCTTCAGTTTAGTTTTAAGAATTGA
- a CDS encoding F-box family protein (F-box family protein; CONTAINS InterPro DOMAIN/s: F-box domain, cyclin-like (InterPro:IPR001810), F-box domain, Skp2-like (InterPro:IPR022364), F-box associated domain, type 3 (InterPro:IPR013187), F-box associated interaction domain (InterPro:IPR017451); BEST Arabidopsis thaliana protein match is: F-box and associated interaction domains-containing protein (TAIR:AT5G42430.1); Has 1576 Blast hits to 1495 proteins in 42 species: Archae - 0; Bacteria - 0; Metazoa - 0; Fungi - 0; Plants - 1576; Viruses - 0; Other Eukaryotes - 0 (source: NCBI BLink).), whose product MNSEENTDSIPIDLILDILSRLPSKSIARCRCVSKLWESMIRQSYFTELFLTRSSSRPHLLIAVEQEGEWKFFSLPQPKNYLGKSSLVVAANLHLKFFEDKRPQHGCSYASSLIYFPNMTIRKKGDDHLGVICNPSTGQYGYVILPPLLDFKSVPYGKFLGFDPIDKQFKVLIPIFDFDKHQTDHHILTLGAETVGWRKIQSPLRYLPHSNGTICINGILYYLAKINYAMDKNVLVCFDVRSENFVFLRLNTYCSSTKLVNYKGKLGMINQEYVDDGGFPLKLSVWVLEDVGKEEWSTYVYTLRDDNKVDQVKYNLSVVGVTASGEIVLVKKTQTLKPFYVLYFNPDKNTLLTVEVKGLHRGLYAVHRIYAFVDHVEDLEFNIMKTTYAAKSKFSQEDRF is encoded by the coding sequence ATGAATAGTGAAGAAAACACAGATTCCATTCCTATTGATCTCATTCTTGATATACTCTCGAGATTGCCTTCAAAGTCAATCGCGAGGTGTCGCTGCGTGTCGAAGCTATGGGAATCCATGATTCGTCAGTCATACTTCACCGAGTTGTTCCTCACCAGGTCTTCATCTCGTCCACATCTCTTAATCGCTGTCGAACAAGAAGGGGAGTGGAAATTCTTCTCGTTGCCTCAACCTAAAAATTATCTTGGGAAGTCGTCTCTTGTAGTAGCCGCTAATCTCCATCTGAAATTCTTTGAAGACAAACGCCCACAACACGGTTGTAGTTATGCTTCTAGTTTGATCTATTTCCCTAATATGACGATCCGAAAGAAGGGTGACGATCACTTGGGTGTGATATGTAACCCTAGCACAGGGCAGTATGGGTATGTGATCTTACCACCTTTACTGGATTTCAAGAGCGTGCCTTACGGTaaatttttagggtttgatccGATTGACAAGCAATTCAAGGTATTAATCCCGATATTCGATTTTGATAAACATCAAACGGATCATCATATTCTTACATTAGGAGCTGAAACAGTTGGGTGGAGGAAGATCCAATCTCCCTTACGCTATCTTCCTCATAGTAATGGAACAATTTGCATCAATGGGATTTTGTATTACCTAGCTAAAATTAATTATGCAATGGATAAAAATGTGCTAGTTTGCTTTGATGTTAGGTCTGAGAATTTTGTGTTTCTACGTCTTAACACATACTGCTCTTCTACTAAATTGGTAAACTATAAGGGTAAATTAGGCATGATTAATCAAGAGTATGTTGATGATGGTGGTTTTCCCCTAAAGTTAAGTGTGTGGGTTCTAGAGGATGTCGGAAAAGAAGAATGGTCGACATATGTCTACACTTTGAGGGATGATAATAAAGTCGATCAGGTTAAATATAATCTCTCCGTTGTTGGGGTGACTGCTTCAGGTGAAATtgttttggtgaagaagacTCAAACACTTAAGccattttatgttttatactTTAACCCCGACAAAAATACTCTCTTAACTGTTGAAGTCAAAGGACTACACCGGGGATTGTATGCCGTACACAGAATTTACGCCTTTGTAGACCATGTAGAGGATCTTGAGTTTAATATTATGAAGACAACATAtgctgcaaaatcaaaattctctCAGGAAGACCGTTTTTAA